One stretch of Chryseobacterium fluminis DNA includes these proteins:
- a CDS encoding cupin domain-containing protein, whose translation MKNIVKGISFVLALSTFGLMNAQHKKNKNVSISVNTEESKDYIPAVRLVNNPDGSCTFEKGKIPTLKHMNTTTFWMSNKTEDWEKNAHPAPRRQYVITLKGNIKFKVTDGSTFIIKPGTVLLAEDLKGKGHSWDMVKSKAWERLYIPISEDADDFFISDKDSD comes from the coding sequence ATGAAAAATATAGTTAAAGGCATTAGCTTTGTTCTGGCATTAAGCACATTTGGATTGATGAATGCACAGCACAAAAAAAACAAAAATGTAAGTATCAGCGTAAATACCGAAGAATCGAAGGATTATATTCCTGCGGTAAGGTTGGTTAATAATCCTGACGGCTCCTGTACTTTCGAAAAAGGAAAAATTCCCACTTTGAAGCACATGAATACCACAACCTTCTGGATGAGTAATAAAACAGAAGACTGGGAGAAGAATGCGCATCCGGCTCCAAGAAGGCAATATGTGATTACCCTGAAAGGAAATATTAAATTTAAAGTTACTGACGGTTCCACTTTTATCATCAAACCGGGAACGGTTCTTCTGGCAGAAGATCTGAAAGGAAAAGGGCATAGCTGGGATATGGTGAAAAGCAAGGCGTGGGAGAGACTATATATTCCTATTTCTGAAGATGCAGATGATTTTTTTATTTCAGATAAAGATTCAGACTAA
- the fabF gene encoding beta-ketoacyl-ACP synthase II, with the protein MKRVVITGLGAVTPLGNNVEEFWQNSINGVSGAHKITHFDTEKFKVHFACEVKSFDPKVHLTHNEIKRSDLFSQYAMYSTAEALKDSGLELENMDPFDTGVIWGTGQGGMWTFESEVMNFAAGDGSPRFNPFFVPKFIANMASGMISMKFGLQGINYTTISACATGNTAIMDAFNYIRLGKAKVIVSGGSEAAISPASVGGFSIMKAMSTRNDDFATASRPYDADRDGFVMGEGAGALILEEYEHAKARGAKIYAELVGAAMTADAYHMTAPHPDGVGAIKAMQLALKEAEINTDDIDYINPHATSTPLGDLVELNGINKLFKGSKNLDISATKSMTGHLLGAAGAAEAILSIKTIENGIIPPTINLHKIDENIPKDINIVFGEAKEKDITYALSNAFGFGGHNATLIFKKFS; encoded by the coding sequence ATGAAAAGAGTTGTCATCACAGGTCTTGGCGCAGTGACGCCTTTGGGAAATAATGTTGAAGAATTCTGGCAAAACAGTATCAACGGGGTAAGTGGTGCCCATAAGATCACGCATTTTGACACAGAAAAATTTAAAGTACACTTCGCTTGTGAAGTTAAAAGTTTTGATCCAAAAGTTCATTTAACCCACAACGAGATCAAAAGAAGCGACCTTTTTTCACAGTATGCCATGTACTCTACTGCAGAAGCGCTGAAAGATTCCGGGCTGGAGCTGGAAAATATGGATCCTTTTGACACCGGCGTTATCTGGGGAACCGGACAGGGAGGCATGTGGACTTTCGAAAGTGAAGTCATGAACTTTGCAGCGGGAGACGGAAGCCCAAGGTTCAATCCTTTTTTCGTCCCGAAATTTATTGCGAATATGGCTTCGGGAATGATTTCCATGAAATTCGGACTGCAGGGCATCAATTACACTACGATTTCTGCCTGTGCCACAGGGAATACTGCTATAATGGATGCTTTCAACTATATTCGTTTAGGAAAGGCAAAAGTAATTGTGAGTGGTGGTTCTGAAGCCGCAATTTCTCCCGCTTCCGTTGGAGGCTTTTCAATTATGAAAGCAATGTCTACCAGAAATGACGATTTTGCCACCGCAAGCCGTCCTTATGATGCAGATCGGGATGGTTTTGTAATGGGTGAAGGCGCAGGAGCGCTCATTCTGGAAGAATATGAGCATGCAAAAGCAAGAGGGGCCAAAATCTATGCAGAACTGGTCGGCGCCGCAATGACCGCTGATGCGTATCACATGACAGCACCTCATCCGGACGGTGTGGGCGCAATCAAAGCAATGCAGCTGGCTCTAAAAGAAGCAGAGATTAACACAGATGATATCGACTACATCAATCCCCATGCAACCTCTACTCCTCTGGGAGATCTGGTGGAGCTTAACGGCATAAATAAACTGTTTAAAGGAAGCAAAAACTTAGATATCAGTGCCACAAAATCCATGACAGGACATTTATTGGGTGCGGCAGGAGCAGCAGAAGCTATTCTTTCGATTAAAACGATCGAAAACGGAATTATTCCTCCAACCATTAATCTTCATAAGATAGATGAAAACATTCCGAAGGATATCAATATTGTCTTTGGTGAAGCGAAGGAAAAAGATATTACGTATGCTCTAAGCAATGCATTTGGATTCGGAGGGCATAATGCCACTTTGATTTTTAAAAAGTTTTCTTAA
- a CDS encoding PaaI family thioesterase, whose product MDRLVQLKQYIGKKFDQSPSPFMKWLNPTVLSVEEGQLAFQYTVRTEWLNPVGNLHGGVTAAIIDDIIGATMFSLNEKSFITTINNSIDYFSAAKENDNIVAETKIIKRGKQFVNAQCEIWNADKTRLIARGTSNLFKINN is encoded by the coding sequence ATGGATAGATTAGTACAATTAAAACAATATATCGGGAAAAAATTTGACCAGTCACCCTCCCCTTTTATGAAATGGCTGAATCCAACTGTTCTTTCTGTAGAAGAAGGTCAGCTGGCGTTTCAATATACCGTAAGAACGGAGTGGCTGAATCCTGTCGGAAATTTACACGGCGGCGTAACAGCAGCAATTATAGATGATATTATCGGGGCAACCATGTTTTCATTAAACGAAAAATCTTTTATTACCACCATAAATAACAGCATCGATTATTTTTCAGCTGCCAAAGAAAATGATAATATTGTAGCCGAAACAAAAATTATAAAAAGAGGAAAGCAATTCGTCAATGCGCAATGCGAAATATGGAATGCCGACAAAACACGATTAATTGCAAGAGGAACCTCTAATCTATTCAAAATCAATAATTAA
- a CDS encoding acetyl-CoA C-acetyltransferase yields METKKVAIVGYNRIPFARMNTAYTDKGNQDLLLPALNGLIDRYNLRGKLLGEVAGGATIKHISESNLIRETVMNTSLDPATPACDLQQACDTGIEAAVYIANKIALGQIESGIACGVEAMSNIPFESSPILRKALLKASREKSAFGKIKQLLGPKLKDWMPVPYKGQEPKTGLVMGGHTEITAKYYGISREEQDELALKSHQNMAKAYDEGFFDDMITPAFGLDKDSNLRRDTSLEKLSSLKPAFDKQNGTLTAGNSTPFTDGASAVLLASETWAKANNLPILAYITFSEIAGIEYVDNQKNLLLAPVFAAERMLKKAGMNLEDFDYYEIHEAFAAQVLATLKIWEDDDLAKQFGLEKALGKIDRSKLNIKGGSLAAAHPFAATGGRIIGTLAKILHEKGSGKGFISICAARGQGITMILEK; encoded by the coding sequence ATGGAAACAAAAAAAGTGGCTATTGTAGGATATAATAGAATTCCTTTTGCCAGAATGAATACCGCCTATACAGACAAAGGAAATCAGGACTTACTGCTTCCTGCTCTGAATGGTTTGATCGACCGCTATAACCTCAGAGGAAAACTTCTCGGGGAAGTTGCCGGAGGAGCCACTATTAAACACATTTCCGAGAGCAACCTCATCCGGGAAACTGTGATGAATACCTCTCTTGATCCTGCAACTCCGGCATGCGATCTGCAGCAGGCGTGTGATACAGGGATTGAAGCAGCAGTTTATATAGCAAACAAAATCGCTTTAGGACAGATTGAAAGCGGAATTGCATGCGGCGTTGAAGCCATGAGCAACATTCCTTTTGAATCTTCACCCATATTGAGAAAAGCCTTATTAAAAGCCAGTAGAGAAAAATCTGCTTTTGGAAAAATCAAACAGCTGTTAGGCCCGAAGCTGAAAGACTGGATGCCGGTTCCTTACAAAGGCCAGGAGCCGAAAACAGGACTGGTCATGGGCGGTCATACCGAAATTACGGCAAAATATTACGGGATATCCCGCGAAGAACAGGATGAGCTGGCTCTTAAAAGTCACCAGAATATGGCAAAGGCTTATGATGAAGGATTTTTTGATGATATGATTACTCCGGCTTTTGGGTTGGATAAAGACAGTAATCTTCGAAGAGATACCAGTCTGGAAAAATTATCTTCTTTAAAACCAGCTTTCGATAAGCAAAATGGAACCTTAACAGCCGGAAATTCGACACCATTCACCGATGGAGCTTCTGCCGTTTTACTGGCGAGTGAAACATGGGCAAAAGCCAATAATTTACCGATTCTGGCATATATCACTTTTTCAGAAATTGCAGGGATTGAATATGTTGATAATCAAAAAAACTTATTGCTTGCACCGGTTTTCGCAGCCGAAAGAATGTTGAAAAAAGCTGGAATGAACCTTGAAGATTTTGACTATTATGAAATTCATGAAGCCTTTGCTGCACAGGTTCTGGCAACATTAAAAATCTGGGAGGATGATGATCTGGCTAAACAATTCGGGCTTGAAAAGGCATTGGGGAAAATCGACAGAAGCAAACTGAATATAAAAGGCGGAAGCCTGGCAGCAGCACATCCTTTTGCAGCGACTGGCGGAAGAATTATCGGAACATTAGCGAAAATTTTACACGAAAAAGGAAGCGGAAAAGGATTTATTTCCATTTGTGCCGCCCGCGGACAGGGTATAACAATGATTTTAGAAAAATAA
- a CDS encoding TetR/AcrR family transcriptional regulator: protein MSKAEKTKQFIIEKTASLFNTKGYLSTTLSDIGQATQLTKGSIYGNFANKDELAIAVYKYNAGTLSKSVSRSFGNNFPTTADKLLAFVDFYRKNWRSVFLNGGCPLMNAATESDDSFPALKTEVNKSFEDWIGKISSVITEGQENGDLNKKANAGEYASLFIMLIEGGILLSKTTGDDKFLNQALDRITRMIEHELTIPS from the coding sequence ATGTCAAAAGCGGAAAAAACAAAACAATTCATCATTGAGAAAACAGCATCTTTGTTTAATACCAAAGGATATCTTTCTACGACCTTATCGGACATCGGACAGGCAACCCAGTTGACCAAGGGAAGCATCTACGGAAATTTTGCCAATAAAGATGAATTGGCAATAGCAGTTTACAAATACAATGCAGGAACATTGAGCAAAAGCGTGTCGCGGTCTTTCGGAAATAATTTTCCAACTACGGCAGACAAACTTCTTGCGTTTGTAGATTTTTACAGAAAAAACTGGCGTTCGGTTTTTTTAAACGGAGGTTGCCCGCTGATGAATGCTGCAACAGAATCCGACGATTCTTTTCCAGCTCTTAAAACTGAGGTTAATAAATCATTTGAAGACTGGATCGGAAAAATTTCTTCGGTAATCACTGAAGGCCAGGAAAATGGGGATCTAAATAAGAAAGCGAATGCCGGGGAATATGCTTCTCTTTTTATCATGTTGATTGAGGGCGGAATTTTACTATCCAAAACAACAGGAGATGACAAATTTCTAAACCAGGCTCTAGACAGAATTACCCGGATGATCGAACATGAATTGACCATTCCATCATAA
- a CDS encoding OsmC family protein, translating into MKRNATAVWNGNIKEGNGHLTTQSTTLNQTQYSFNSRFADGVGTNPEELLAAAHAGCFTMKLSAELSQAGFTPEELTTKSVITLDPNIGKIIKSELTLTAKVPGISEEEFQKYAKIAEEGCPVSAAFNFEITLEATLVNS; encoded by the coding sequence ATGAAACGTAACGCAACAGCCGTGTGGAACGGTAACATCAAAGAAGGAAACGGGCACCTAACGACTCAAAGTACTACATTAAACCAGACTCAGTATTCTTTTAACAGCCGTTTTGCCGACGGTGTGGGCACAAACCCGGAAGAATTGCTGGCCGCTGCTCATGCAGGATGCTTTACGATGAAACTAAGTGCAGAATTGTCACAAGCCGGTTTTACTCCTGAAGAATTAACTACGAAATCAGTCATTACTCTGGATCCGAATATTGGAAAAATTATCAAATCTGAACTGACTTTAACCGCAAAAGTTCCCGGAATTTCAGAAGAAGAATTTCAAAAATATGCTAAAATAGCAGAAGAGGGATGTCCTGTAAGTGCAGCGTTCAATTTTGAGATTACTTTGGAGGCTACTTTGGTTAATTCATAA
- a CDS encoding helix-turn-helix domain-containing protein, translating to MPEQLIFEDHYKKLGLEIFSQGDLQILNGPKFRSDIKIFFIPKGYELTVDFNHYKVSVNSLFFLTNQHLKIETGKEESMMLYYNRDFYCIQIHDKEVACDGLLFHNVFEIPFVELNDKETSDIKNLFLHIKDELQWKDSSAEEMIRTYVKQIIIRATRNWKKQHLDNDKVKIPGNELEVFRDFSRYLEIHFREKHTVAEYAGLLHIAPKTLTHKFKSLKLESPNQLIINRILLEAKRLLFYTDKTVKEIAYDLGYDDPAYFNRLFTHKTGTTPVHFKKNYSPGKKYNF from the coding sequence ATGCCGGAACAGCTCATTTTTGAGGATCATTATAAAAAACTGGGGCTTGAAATCTTCTCCCAGGGTGATCTGCAAATTCTTAACGGACCTAAATTCAGGTCCGATATCAAAATCTTTTTCATTCCAAAAGGCTATGAACTCACCGTAGATTTTAATCATTATAAAGTTTCAGTAAATTCGCTGTTCTTTCTTACGAACCAACATCTGAAAATAGAAACAGGCAAAGAAGAATCCATGATGCTGTATTACAACCGCGATTTCTACTGCATCCAGATTCATGATAAAGAGGTAGCCTGCGACGGGCTTCTTTTCCATAATGTGTTTGAGATTCCTTTTGTGGAACTTAATGATAAAGAAACTTCGGACATCAAAAATTTATTTCTTCATATAAAGGATGAATTGCAATGGAAAGATTCTTCTGCTGAGGAAATGATACGGACCTATGTAAAACAGATCATCATCCGGGCTACCAGAAACTGGAAAAAACAGCATCTTGACAATGATAAGGTAAAAATTCCGGGTAACGAACTGGAGGTCTTCAGAGATTTCAGCCGTTATCTGGAAATCCATTTCAGGGAGAAACATACCGTAGCAGAATATGCCGGACTTCTCCATATTGCCCCGAAAACATTAACCCATAAATTCAAAAGCCTGAAGCTGGAATCCCCAAACCAGCTGATCATCAACAGGATTTTACTCGAAGCCAAAAGACTTCTTTTTTATACAGACAAAACCGTGAAAGAAATTGCCTATGATCTCGGCTACGATGACCCCGCCTATTTCAACCGGCTTTTCACCCACAAAACAGGAACTACTCCTGTACATTTTAAAAAAAATTACTCTCCGGGAAAAAAGTACAATTTTTAA
- a CDS encoding AraC family transcriptional regulator, protein MNKLENILREITPLSPEDSFLVFDRIKASFDFPYHYHPEIEINFISRGKGYRRLIGDHTGEIGDIELVLVGPNLPHCWANHTCKNKKTHEITVQFNQDFFNQSMMDKNILKPISKLMKDSIRGILFSVETAEKLKHSFFNLSKMNSFDSFIEIMRILNELAIAEDKTILSSYSIELETFADNDKMKIVHDFVHKNFENKITLHDAASLVNMSSVTFNRFIKKRTGKTFVNYLNEIRISYAARWLMEKNLTVFETAFEAGFNNIANFNKVFKSIKKTTPTEFKELFKGVKKIE, encoded by the coding sequence ATGAACAAGTTAGAAAATATTTTGAGAGAAATAACGCCCTTATCTCCTGAAGACAGCTTTCTTGTATTTGACAGGATCAAGGCATCTTTTGATTTTCCATACCATTATCATCCGGAAATCGAGATCAATTTTATCAGCAGAGGAAAAGGATATCGCAGATTAATTGGTGACCACACAGGAGAAATAGGTGATATTGAACTGGTCCTGGTAGGCCCCAATCTTCCGCACTGCTGGGCTAACCATACCTGTAAAAACAAAAAGACCCACGAGATCACCGTGCAGTTCAACCAGGATTTTTTTAACCAGTCGATGATGGATAAAAATATTCTTAAACCGATCAGCAAACTGATGAAAGACTCGATCCGGGGAATTTTATTTTCCGTGGAAACTGCAGAAAAGCTGAAGCATTCTTTCTTCAATCTATCAAAAATGAACAGCTTTGATTCTTTTATTGAGATCATGAGAATTCTTAACGAACTGGCCATCGCTGAAGACAAAACCATCCTGTCTTCATACAGTATCGAGCTTGAAACCTTTGCGGATAATGACAAAATGAAAATTGTGCATGATTTTGTCCATAAAAATTTTGAGAATAAAATAACACTTCATGATGCTGCTTCCCTTGTCAATATGAGCAGTGTTACTTTCAATAGATTTATCAAAAAAAGAACCGGGAAAACCTTTGTGAATTACCTGAACGAAATCCGGATCAGCTATGCCGCAAGATGGTTGATGGAGAAGAATCTGACCGTTTTTGAGACTGCTTTTGAAGCCGGATTTAATAACATCGCAAATTTTAATAAAGTTTTTAAATCGATCAAAAAAACAACACCCACAGAATTTAAAGAACTTTTTAAAGGTGTAAAAAAAATTGAGTAA
- a CDS encoding TonB-dependent receptor plug domain-containing protein, whose protein sequence is MRKTVIPVLLVTSLSAYAQETQKADTASTTKIEEVVVTSLGIKRQARSLTYSSQQIGGDELTEVKTPNLLNSINGKVSNVQINKTNGGAGGSVRVVMRGDKSTRNSQPLYVIDGIPIINNTGTQGTTGPNVDYFASMPDTGDVLSTINPEDIESINFLKGASAAALYGAAGGNGAVLIVTKTGSKGKGLLSFTSSLTFDKVYSLPKLQYSYLQTTPYNSSTGTTGSQDSWGEKGASKDHVKDFFDTGITWTNGLTFQAGNDKSSSFFSFGNTTNKGVIPTSTFDQYNLNFRNTSKFLEDRLVLDANVMASLQESRNRLTPGSYFSPLTNIYWFPRGINFDNFSGDNYTYFDQTRYLPAQNWWAIKPDGSFNGKTPRTRIGYLIKMP, encoded by the coding sequence ATGAGAAAAACTGTTATACCGGTTTTATTAGTTACTTCTTTGTCTGCCTATGCACAGGAGACCCAAAAGGCGGATACTGCTAGTACAACCAAAATAGAGGAGGTGGTTGTTACTTCTTTGGGGATAAAAAGGCAGGCACGTTCCTTAACCTATTCTAGCCAGCAGATTGGAGGGGATGAACTTACAGAAGTAAAAACACCCAATCTCCTGAATTCAATTAACGGGAAGGTGTCCAATGTGCAGATCAATAAAACCAACGGTGGAGCCGGTGGATCAGTGAGGGTGGTCATGAGGGGCGATAAATCTACACGAAACAGCCAGCCGTTATATGTAATCGACGGGATACCTATCATCAACAATACCGGTACTCAGGGAACCACCGGACCAAATGTGGATTATTTTGCATCAATGCCTGACACGGGCGATGTACTCAGCACGATAAATCCTGAAGATATTGAGAGTATCAATTTCTTGAAAGGAGCTTCTGCAGCAGCTTTGTATGGTGCGGCAGGAGGAAATGGGGCCGTACTGATCGTTACAAAAACCGGATCAAAAGGAAAAGGACTCCTGTCTTTTACTTCCAGTCTTACTTTTGATAAGGTATATAGCTTACCGAAACTGCAGTACAGCTACCTTCAGACAACTCCTTACAATTCATCCACAGGAACTACGGGATCTCAGGACAGCTGGGGAGAAAAAGGAGCTTCCAAAGATCATGTGAAAGATTTTTTTGATACCGGCATAACCTGGACGAACGGCCTCACGTTCCAGGCAGGAAATGATAAATCTTCGAGTTTCTTTTCTTTTGGAAATACTACCAATAAAGGAGTAATTCCTACCTCAACATTTGACCAGTACAATCTTAATTTCAGAAATACAAGCAAGTTTTTAGAGGACCGATTGGTTTTGGATGCGAATGTAATGGCATCTTTACAGGAATCCAGAAACAGACTTACGCCCGGAAGTTATTTTTCGCCTCTTACTAATATCTACTGGTTTCCGAGGGGAATAAATTTTGACAATTTCAGCGGAGACAACTATACCTATTTTGATCAGACCCGCTACCTTCCGGCGCAAAACTGGTGGGCAATAAAACCGGACGGCAGTTTTAACGGGAAAACTCCCAGAACCCGTATTGGATACTTAATAAAAATGCCGTGA
- a CDS encoding SusC/RagA family TonB-linked outer membrane protein — protein MNTKNKTFYGSAALSYTINNWLVAKARGNYNYFNSDSQRNVAVFSLPIVLGGNNNGKLYKNTVERTSSYGDFIFVGNPKINDNLSLDFTVGGSISDSKTTVTNIENNKLFIANLFALNNLDWGNSSGEGTVGNGLNYTITNYNRRNQSVFASANFGYRKMLYLDLTFRNDWSSTLAGAPNRSFDYESIGVNVIMNEIFRLPGFVNFWKLRTSYATVGNALDPNSTLPQPIFNGGVVTGSYTSSPVDISLYPELAALFPRPEKTKSYEAGTEFRLFNNKLSFDITYYNTLTTDQYLKGVDATGYYTTTIGKWDINAGKIQNTGFESSLSYKVFSGAKFGWTTTFNASANKNRIKEVFPSGFYSDPEKLFTLNGGGFNVIKKGGSFGDLYGTVFLRDAQGRIIVDENGLPSKDPNQRQYLGNPNPKFMLGFSNSFNIGKFNLNFLIDGKFGGRVLGMTQALNDKFGVSQTTADARDAGGVVIPNAVYANGEAYTARTDAHAYYNLVGGSDGINEAYIYKATTIRLRQASASYTFSVNAKYFRDVTLSVIGTNLFFFYKKAPFDPEQVSGVNPGGVGVDMFGMPITRSLGFSLKANF, from the coding sequence GTGAATACAAAAAACAAAACTTTTTACGGATCTGCCGCACTGAGCTATACCATCAATAACTGGCTGGTCGCAAAGGCAAGAGGAAATTACAATTATTTCAATTCGGACAGCCAGCGTAATGTGGCCGTATTCTCCCTTCCGATTGTTCTGGGAGGCAATAACAACGGTAAACTTTATAAGAATACGGTTGAAAGAACTTCATCCTACGGAGACTTCATTTTCGTAGGTAATCCAAAGATCAACGACAATCTGAGCCTTGATTTTACGGTGGGAGGAAGTATTTCCGATTCGAAAACTACAGTGACCAACATAGAAAACAATAAACTCTTTATTGCCAATCTTTTTGCACTGAATAATCTGGACTGGGGAAACAGCTCAGGAGAAGGAACTGTAGGAAACGGACTGAATTATACAATTACCAATTACAACAGAAGGAATCAGTCTGTTTTTGCGAGCGCAAACTTTGGATATAGAAAAATGCTTTATTTGGATCTCACGTTCAGAAATGACTGGTCTTCCACTCTTGCAGGTGCGCCGAACAGGTCGTTTGACTATGAATCCATAGGTGTAAATGTTATCATGAACGAAATCTTCCGGCTTCCGGGCTTTGTTAATTTCTGGAAACTGAGAACCTCATATGCTACAGTAGGAAATGCATTGGATCCAAACTCTACATTGCCTCAGCCCATTTTTAACGGAGGCGTGGTTACAGGATCGTACACCTCATCTCCTGTGGATATCAGCCTTTATCCTGAGCTTGCTGCTCTTTTCCCAAGACCGGAAAAAACGAAGAGTTATGAAGCGGGAACAGAATTTAGATTATTCAATAATAAGTTAAGTTTTGATATCACCTATTACAATACATTAACGACAGACCAATACCTTAAAGGAGTAGATGCTACCGGATATTACACTACAACGATAGGAAAGTGGGATATTAATGCCGGTAAAATTCAGAATACAGGTTTTGAATCCAGCTTATCATATAAAGTGTTTAGTGGTGCTAAATTCGGATGGACTACCACCTTCAATGCTTCAGCCAATAAAAATAGAATTAAAGAAGTGTTTCCTTCAGGATTTTATTCTGATCCTGAAAAATTATTTACCCTTAACGGAGGAGGATTTAACGTCATAAAAAAAGGAGGTTCTTTTGGAGATCTCTATGGAACAGTGTTCTTAAGAGACGCGCAGGGAAGAATTATTGTTGACGAAAACGGTCTGCCATCGAAAGATCCCAATCAGAGACAGTATTTAGGCAACCCGAATCCAAAGTTCATGCTTGGTTTCAGCAATTCGTTTAACATCGGGAAGTTCAATTTAAATTTTCTGATTGACGGTAAATTTGGTGGAAGGGTACTTGGAATGACCCAGGCATTAAATGATAAGTTTGGAGTAAGCCAGACCACTGCTGATGCAAGAGATGCCGGCGGGGTAGTTATTCCTAATGCGGTCTATGCCAACGGGGAGGCTTATACAGCACGTACGGACGCTCACGCCTACTACAATCTTGTAGGAGGTAGTGACGGAATCAATGAGGCCTATATTTACAAAGCAACTACGATAAGGTTAAGACAGGCTTCTGCATCTTATACCTTCAGTGTAAACGCAAAATACTTCAGAGATGTCACGTTAAGTGTAATCGGAACCAACCTTTTCTTCTTTTACAAGAAAGCCCCATTCGATCCCGAGCAGGTATCCGGCGTAAATCCCGGCGGAGTGGGCGTGGATATGTTTGGAATGCCTATTACAAGGTCACTTGGTTTTTCTTTAAAAGCTAACTTTTAA